The Populus alba chromosome 6, ASM523922v2, whole genome shotgun sequence genome contains a region encoding:
- the LOC118048103 gene encoding ethylene-responsive transcription factor ERF016-like, translating to MVRERRERRDVNRRFRGVRMRKWGKWVAEIRQPNSRNRIWLGSYNTAEEAARAYDAAVLCLRGPSATFNFPSNVPEIPATTEILPPAQIREVAFRHARKGSTLEAAERIVESGLFEGPSGMSGEVYLAGEGGGAENLEGVSSGVCYQTSGVWTV from the coding sequence atggtgagagagagaagggagagaaggGATGTTAACCGGCGTTTCAGGGGAGTGAGGATGAGAAAGTGGGGAAAATGGGTAGCAGAAATAAGGCAACCAAACAGTAGAAATAGAATATGGTTAGGTTCGTATAATACCGCAGAGGAAGCAGCAAGAGCATATGATGCTGCTGTTTTATGTTTACGTGGGCCTTCGGCGACGTTTAATTTTCCATCGAATGTACCGGAAATTCCTGCAACGACAGAGATATTGCCTCCCGCGCAGATTAGGGAGGTTGCTTTTAGGCATGCAAGAAAGGGGAGTACTTTGGAAGCTGCGGAGAGGATTGTGGAATCTGGGTTGTTTGAAGGGCCGTCTGGGATGAGTGGAGAGGTGTATTTGGCTGGCGAAGGCGGTGGGGCGGAAAATTTAGAGGGAGTTTCGAGTGGGGTATGTTATCAAACATCTGGTGTGTGGACAGTTTAA